Proteins from a genomic interval of Blastocatellia bacterium:
- a CDS encoding SDR family oxidoreductase, with translation MSSTFDFWDKVVFVAGGTSGINLGIAHAFAQAGAKLSVISRSQDKVNAAVETLKSYGNQAIGFATDVRDYAKTLETLKQTHEQLGLIDILISGAAGNFPAPAMGMSPNGFKSVIDIDVMGTFHVLHSAFEYLRKPGACVINISAPQSYNPMEFQMHVCAAKAGVDMITRVAAMEWGAMGIRVNSISPGPIDDTEGMNRLAKTKQMRELVIDSVPLARFGTKEDIANACLWLASPMASYVTGVVLPVDGGWSLGGTSVSSAGMKKMFGF, from the coding sequence ATGTCAAGCACATTTGATTTTTGGGACAAAGTTGTCTTTGTTGCTGGTGGAACTAGCGGTATTAATTTAGGAATTGCTCATGCTTTTGCCCAAGCAGGAGCAAAATTATCAGTTATTTCTCGCTCTCAAGATAAGGTTAATGCAGCGGTTGAAACATTAAAAAGCTATGGTAATCAAGCTATTGGTTTTGCTACAGATGTTCGAGATTATGCAAAAACACTGGAAACACTAAAACAAACTCATGAGCAACTAGGCTTAATAGATATATTAATTTCTGGTGCTGCTGGCAATTTTCCTGCTCCAGCAATGGGAATGTCCCCAAATGGCTTTAAGTCTGTAATAGATATTGATGTAATGGGAACTTTTCATGTTTTACATTCTGCATTTGAATATTTAAGAAAGCCAGGTGCCTGTGTAATCAATATTTCAGCCCCACAGTCTTATAATCCAATGGAATTTCAAATGCATGTTTGTGCTGCTAAAGCTGGTGTAGATATGATAACTCGTGTTGCAGCAATGGAATGGGGAGCAATGGGAATAAGAGTAAATTCTATTTCTCCAGGGCCAATTGATGATACTGAAGGAATGAATAGATTAGCTAAAACAAAACAAATGCGCGAACTTGTAATAGATTCAGTTCCTTTAGCTCGTTTTGGTACTAAAGAAGACATTGCTAATGCCTGTCTTTGGCTTGCAAGTCCAATGGCATCCTATGTAACTGGGGTAGTATTGCCAGTTGATGGTGGCTGGAGTTTGGGCGGCACAAGCGTTTCTAGTGCTGGAATGAAAAAAATGTTTGGGTTTTAA
- a CDS encoding TonB-dependent receptor, with protein MQTAGTVELVRGPASVQYGSDGLGGTINVLAESPFFARQGTEIHGQFGLQFGSADVSGGPSFKVGIGNQKFNLTTAGFFSRINDLRAGGGIDSHSAVTRFLGISSKVLGDRLQDTGFTQYGGEARLSIKPTLDQQITAVYLRNDLQNTRRYDQLNGGNGNLIQGFDPQTFDFFYTRYQKQAVGFFDTITGTFSLNRQRDDRQSQGGNGDPRGTITSEFNKTDAFGYNLVASTHTGKNNIIILGADLYDEYVDSVAFTTSPVTGNSAVARGRFPNDARYKTFGFYAEDTFDLIPRKLRLIGGIRYGATQFKTRAKDDPIINNRPVGLDVSTRQDDVTFNIGVSVNPRPWLSLYTNINRGFRTPNVNDLGGVGITSNGFSVTAAQAAEVGAEVGSGAGATARTTGVRVSSLSPETVMNYEGGFKIKTDKVEASFGGFVSDLEDVTVVRALVVSGNAIGKTIAGQTIVSQSSTGVIFVAGSSQPVIARVNGGEVRFSGIEASTRVKLNQDFSIQANGFYLRSRDKNPIPLAAPPAGVVLIQKATDAPDFEGGLPPSGGFLSVKYQPAGKRYWVEMYSTLAGKQDRLSSTDLNDQRQGATRSRANIATFFNNGARARGLVGAGADGRMGTADDVLIATGETLTQVQNRVLGGSNIMSAPFFLTTPGYATLNFRAGFRVNENSEFIFILENVLDKNYRVHGSGTDNPGVNFATRYQFRF; from the coding sequence TTGCAAACTGCTGGAACAGTAGAACTAGTACGCGGGCCAGCCTCAGTTCAATATGGTAGTGATGGATTAGGCGGAACAATTAATGTTTTAGCTGAATCACCGTTTTTTGCTCGTCAAGGAACAGAAATTCATGGTCAATTTGGACTACAATTTGGATCAGCCGATGTTAGCGGTGGGCCAAGCTTTAAGGTAGGAATCGGTAATCAAAAATTTAATCTTACTACTGCCGGGTTTTTTAGTAGAATAAATGACTTAAGAGCAGGCGGAGGAATTGACTCTCACTCTGCTGTAACTAGATTTTTAGGCATTTCTTCTAAAGTTTTAGGCGATAGACTTCAAGACACAGGTTTTACTCAATATGGTGGTGAGGCTAGACTGTCTATTAAACCCACACTAGACCAACAAATTACAGCAGTTTACCTAAGAAATGATTTGCAAAATACCCGACGTTATGACCAATTAAATGGTGGAAATGGGAATTTAATCCAAGGTTTTGACCCACAAACATTTGATTTCTTTTACACTCGTTATCAAAAACAAGCTGTAGGATTTTTTGATACTATAACAGGAACATTTTCTCTTAATCGTCAACGTGATGATCGCCAATCTCAAGGTGGAAATGGTGATCCAAGAGGCACAATAACTTCAGAATTTAATAAAACAGACGCTTTTGGTTATAACTTAGTAGCGTCTACTCACACAGGCAAAAATAATATAATCATACTTGGTGCAGATCTTTATGATGAATATGTTGACTCAGTTGCTTTTACAACAAGTCCTGTAACAGGTAATTCAGCGGTTGCTCGTGGGCGTTTTCCAAATGATGCTCGTTATAAAACCTTTGGTTTTTATGCTGAGGATACTTTTGACCTTATCCCTAGAAAATTGCGGTTAATTGGCGGTATTCGTTATGGTGCTACTCAATTTAAGACTCGTGCTAAAGATGATCCAATTATTAATAATCGTCCTGTAGGGCTAGATGTTTCTACTCGTCAAGATGATGTTACTTTTAATATTGGAGTATCAGTTAATCCCCGTCCTTGGCTTTCACTCTATACAAATATTAATCGTGGTTTTCGCACTCCTAATGTCAATGATCTAGGCGGTGTGGGAATTACTTCAAATGGATTTAGTGTTACTGCTGCACAAGCAGCCGAAGTTGGCGCAGAAGTAGGTAGCGGTGCAGGTGCAACAGCCCGTACAACAGGCGTTAGAGTTTCTAGCCTTTCTCCAGAAACAGTTATGAACTATGAGGGCGGCTTTAAGATTAAAACTGATAAAGTTGAAGCTTCTTTTGGTGGGTTTGTATCTGATTTAGAAGATGTAACAGTTGTACGAGCTTTAGTTGTGTCTGGAAATGCTATTGGTAAAACTATTGCTGGTCAAACCATTGTTTCTCAATCCTCTACAGGTGTGATTTTTGTTGCAGGTTCTTCACAACCTGTTATTGCTCGTGTTAACGGTGGAGAAGTAAGATTTTCAGGCATTGAAGCTTCAACTAGAGTAAAACTTAATCAGGATTTTTCTATACAAGCTAATGGTTTTTACTTGCGTAGTAGAGATAAAAACCCTATTCCTCTAGCAGCACCTCCAGCCGGAGTAGTTTTGATTCAAAAAGCAACTGATGCACCTGATTTTGAAGGAGGATTGCCTCCTTCAGGTGGATTTTTAAGTGTTAAATATCAGCCTGCTGGCAAACGTTATTGGGTGGAAATGTATTCAACACTAGCAGGTAAACAAGATCGTCTTTCCTCAACAGATCTTAATGATCAGCGTCAAGGAGCTACTCGTAGCCGTGCCAATATTGCTACTTTCTTTAATAATGGTGCTAGAGCGCGTGGTTTAGTTGGAGCCGGTGCTGATGGTCGTATGGGAACAGCAGATGATGTTTTAATTGCTACAGGTGAAACTTTAACTCAAGTTCAAAACCGGGTTCTAGGTGGTAGCAATATTATGAGTGCGCCATTTTTCTTAACTACACCAGGTTATGCTACGCTTAATTTCCGCGCAGGTTTTAGAGTAAATGAAAATTCTGAGTTTATTTTTATCCTAGAAAATGTTTTAGATAAAAATTATCGTGTTCACGGTTCAGGAACAGATAACCCAGGTGTAAATTTTGCTACTCGTTATCAGTTTCGTTTCTAG
- a CDS encoding insulinase family protein — protein sequence MQRFRRIRVFSLLLLLVLFVSVTKAQEVDIKNLNQSIPMNPKVKIGTLPNGLKYYIQKNAKPEKRVEIRLVVNAGSLQEDDDQLGIAHFVEHMCFNGTKNFKKNELVNYLQSVGVKFGAHLNAYTSFDETVYILPIPSDKQDILDKGFQILEDWAHNVSFEGEEIDKERGVVIEEWRTGLGAQQRIRDKTFPVIFKGSRYAERLPIGKVEILQNFKHDAARRFYRDWYRPDLMAVMVVGDIDPVEMEAKIKEHFSRLVPVEKPRERKNAEIPDHKETLVVTATDKEANFTQMQIIFKQPAERTLTYADARRDLLYQLFSGMLNLRLREISQKADPPYNFASAGYGGFLRTKNAYTLFSSTSEKKVELALKTILAENKRVIDNGFTSGELENYKKQLLNFYESDYNDRDKTESSRYIGGYVQSFLSGDPSSSIEWDYEFVSKVLPTIKVEEINPLIKKWVKDENLVIAITGPEKDELKAVTEGNIRNLLKEASELKTEAYAFKEIAQPLMASTPTAGKVTKETNIEALGATEFVLSNGIKVAIKSTDFKNDEIRMSAFSFGGSSLVEEADDFSAQFASQIVNSSGLANFSPIDLQKVLSGKNVFVAPYINRNSEGFFGSSSPKDFETMLQLTNLYFTAPRKSKEDFDSLMVKFKTILANLFANPESFYSRQLGVLLAQDNARAKALAGFGPDDLEKINLDSVYKIYQDRFADASDFNFIFVGNIDAKTAKPLLETYLGSLPAKNRTESYKDLGVRPPKGVIEKEIKKGKDPKSIVTMIFANDLADKKDERFIRSLAQGLSIKLIENLREEKGGVYGTSANAGIEKYPHPSASISIRFTCSPDNVQKLVNAAYEEIKKVQENGFSAEDLNKIKEAQRRDLERNQKENFYWVNLLQSVYQDKEDPQELTQANFSKKIEELSSEKLKEIAQKYMKLDNRVIFTMNPEQ from the coding sequence ATGCAACGATTTAGGAGAATAAGAGTTTTTTCTCTGTTACTTCTATTAGTGCTATTTGTTAGCGTAACAAAAGCTCAAGAAGTAGACATAAAAAACCTTAACCAATCCATTCCAATGAATCCAAAGGTAAAAATTGGAACATTGCCTAATGGATTAAAATATTATATTCAGAAAAATGCTAAACCAGAAAAACGTGTTGAAATTCGCTTAGTTGTTAATGCTGGCTCTTTACAAGAAGATGACGATCAGCTAGGAATTGCTCATTTTGTTGAACATATGTGCTTTAATGGTACAAAAAACTTTAAGAAAAACGAGCTTGTAAATTATTTACAATCTGTTGGAGTAAAGTTTGGCGCACACCTTAACGCCTATACTTCTTTTGATGAAACGGTTTATATCCTTCCAATTCCGTCAGATAAACAAGATATTTTAGATAAAGGTTTTCAAATTTTAGAAGACTGGGCCCACAATGTTAGTTTTGAAGGCGAAGAAATTGACAAAGAACGTGGTGTAGTTATTGAAGAGTGGCGTACCGGACTAGGCGCACAACAAAGAATTAGGGATAAAACTTTCCCTGTTATTTTTAAGGGTTCTCGTTATGCCGAAAGATTACCTATAGGTAAAGTTGAGATTTTACAAAACTTTAAACACGATGCTGCAAGACGTTTTTACCGTGATTGGTATCGTCCAGATTTAATGGCTGTTATGGTTGTAGGCGATATTGACCCAGTAGAAATGGAAGCCAAAATTAAGGAACATTTTAGCCGTTTAGTACCTGTAGAAAAACCAAGAGAAAGAAAAAATGCTGAAATCCCAGACCACAAAGAAACCTTAGTTGTTACTGCTACAGATAAAGAAGCTAATTTTACCCAAATGCAAATTATCTTTAAGCAACCTGCTGAAAGAACTTTAACTTATGCTGATGCTCGCCGAGATTTACTTTATCAATTGTTTTCAGGAATGCTTAACCTTCGTTTAAGAGAAATTTCCCAAAAAGCTGACCCACCTTATAACTTTGCTTCTGCTGGTTATGGTGGGTTTTTACGTACAAAAAATGCTTATACCCTTTTTAGTTCTACTAGTGAGAAAAAAGTAGAATTAGCACTAAAAACCATTTTGGCAGAAAACAAACGTGTTATTGATAATGGTTTTACTAGTGGAGAACTAGAAAACTATAAAAAACAATTACTTAACTTCTATGAGTCAGACTATAACGACCGAGATAAAACCGAATCAAGCCGTTATATTGGTGGTTATGTACAAAGCTTTTTATCTGGTGATCCTAGTTCAAGTATAGAGTGGGATTATGAATTTGTTAGCAAAGTATTACCTACTATTAAAGTAGAAGAAATTAATCCATTGATTAAAAAATGGGTTAAAGATGAAAATTTAGTTATTGCTATAACTGGCCCAGAAAAAGATGAGTTAAAAGCTGTAACAGAAGGCAATATTCGCAATTTACTAAAAGAAGCATCTGAACTAAAAACCGAGGCTTATGCTTTCAAAGAAATAGCACAACCTTTAATGGCTAGCACACCAACAGCAGGCAAAGTTACTAAAGAAACAAATATAGAAGCATTAGGAGCAACAGAATTTGTTCTTTCTAATGGTATAAAAGTAGCTATTAAATCTACTGACTTTAAGAATGATGAAATAAGAATGTCAGCCTTTAGCTTTGGAGGCTCTTCTTTAGTAGAAGAAGCAGATGATTTTTCTGCTCAATTTGCTTCACAAATTGTTAATAGCTCAGGGCTTGCTAATTTTTCACCCATTGATTTACAAAAAGTCCTTAGTGGAAAAAACGTTTTTGTAGCACCTTACATTAACCGAAATAGCGAAGGGTTTTTTGGTAGCAGTTCCCCTAAAGACTTTGAAACCATGCTCCAACTCACAAATTTATACTTTACAGCCCCTCGTAAGAGCAAAGAAGACTTTGATTCTTTAATGGTTAAATTTAAGACCATATTGGCTAATCTTTTTGCTAACCCAGAAAGCTTTTATTCTCGTCAGCTAGGTGTATTATTAGCTCAAGATAATGCTCGTGCCAAAGCACTTGCAGGTTTTGGCCCAGATGACCTAGAAAAAATTAATCTTGATAGTGTCTATAAAATCTACCAAGATAGATTTGCTGATGCTAGCGATTTTAATTTTATTTTTGTTGGTAATATTGATGCTAAAACAGCTAAACCTTTACTAGAAACTTACCTTGGAAGTTTACCTGCTAAAAATCGCACTGAGTCCTATAAAGATTTAGGTGTCCGACCACCAAAAGGGGTCATTGAGAAAGAAATCAAAAAAGGTAAAGATCCTAAGAGTATAGTAACAATGATTTTTGCTAATGACCTAGCAGATAAAAAAGATGAAAGATTTATTCGCTCTCTAGCTCAAGGTTTAAGTATTAAGTTAATTGAAAACCTGCGGGAAGAAAAAGGTGGAGTTTATGGTACTAGCGCAAATGCTGGTATTGAAAAATATCCTCATCCTAGTGCTTCAATCTCAATTAGGTTTACTTGTTCCCCTGATAATGTTCAAAAGCTTGTAAATGCCGCTTATGAAGAAATCAAAAAAGTCCAAGAAAATGGCTTTAGTGCTGAAGACCTAAATAAGATTAAAGAAGCTCAAAGAAGAGACTTAGAAAGAAACCAAAAGGAAAATTTCTATTGGGTTAATTTGCTACAATCTGTTTATCAAGATAAAGAAGATCCTCAAGAATTAACTCAAGCGAATTTTAGTAAAAAAATCGAAGAATTATCTAGCGAAAAGCTTAAAGAAATTGCTCAAAAGTATATGAAGCTAGATAACCGAGTTATTTTTACCATGAACCCAGAACAATAA
- a CDS encoding helix-turn-helix domain-containing protein, with the protein MKNAKVKKLPAENKIEIKPIESENLTKLLEETRKRLGLAATDMAVLLNTTDRSYRRWESGESDPSGQAIAKIYVLRSHYPEYFKDDNRIERGNFNGDWKRELAVELGKQQQTLVKELAETLLQNQSKPQENKENKENKVLEQNKTLEQNKVLEQNRLQEQNQKLPQPQYQNLIKAQYQIEANLKGKFADVNEMDKMWQRVNKLEKRLVFLEEKCDILTNHHNMKILIDVEDKSL; encoded by the coding sequence ATGAAAAACGCGAAAGTAAAAAAACTACCTGCTGAAAATAAAATAGAAATAAAACCTATTGAAAGTGAAAATCTTACAAAACTATTAGAAGAAACTAGAAAAAGACTAGGCTTAGCTGCAACAGATATGGCTGTTTTGTTAAACACTACAGATCGTAGCTATAGACGCTGGGAAAGTGGAGAAAGCGACCCTAGCGGCCAGGCTATTGCTAAAATCTATGTTCTAAGAAGTCATTATCCAGAATACTTTAAGGATGATAACAGAATAGAGAGAGGTAATTTTAATGGTGATTGGAAAAGAGAGTTGGCTGTTGAATTAGGTAAACAGCAACAAACATTAGTAAAAGAATTAGCTGAAACCTTACTACAAAATCAAAGTAAGCCACAGGAAAACAAGGAAAATAAAGAAAATAAAGTTTTAGAACAAAATAAAACTTTAGAACAAAATAAAGTTTTAGAACAAAATAGACTCCAAGAACAAAATCAAAAACTCCCACAGCCACAATATCAAAACCTTATTAAAGCACAATACCAAATAGAAGCTAATCTTAAGGGCAAGTTTGCAGATGTTAATGAGATGGATAAAATGTGGCAACGAGTTAATAAACTAGAAAAAAGACTTGTTTTTCTAGAAGAAAAATGTGATATCCTTACCAACCACCACAATATGAAAATACTTATCGACGTGGAAGATAAGAGCCTCTAA
- a CDS encoding carboxypeptidase regulatory-like domain-containing protein yields the protein MVSRYLARLITNLLCIILIPAMVYAVQQEAKLKGKLVDPSGSPITEATLILSTAKGTQVAQTTVNSDGTFELGVLTGNYVLQVDAKGWSQQRLAVNLNDNPEVDLNVQVSASPVEDQVTVTASAGEALEIFEYPRAISTASAEEMRRRPVAMLPQALREEPGIHVQQTTASQGSVFMRGLTGQRSCFS from the coding sequence ATGGTTAGTCGGTATTTAGCAAGATTAATAACAAATCTTCTATGTATAATTTTAATTCCTGCAATGGTTTATGCTGTACAACAAGAAGCTAAATTAAAAGGTAAGCTTGTTGATCCTTCAGGTAGTCCAATTACAGAAGCTACTTTAATTTTATCAACTGCAAAAGGAACACAAGTTGCGCAAACAACAGTAAATAGTGATGGGACATTTGAATTAGGAGTATTAACGGGAAACTATGTTTTACAAGTTGATGCTAAGGGATGGTCACAACAGCGTTTAGCTGTAAACTTAAATGATAATCCTGAAGTTGATCTTAATGTCCAAGTTTCTGCCTCACCTGTTGAAGATCAAGTTACAGTAACAGCTAGTGCAGGTGAAGCATTAGAAATTTTTGAGTACCCAAGAGCAATTTCTACAGCTTCAGCAGAAGAAATGCGCCGTCGTCCAGTTGCTATGTTGCCACAAGCTTTAAGAGAAGAACCAGGAATACACGTCCAACAAACCACAGCTAGCCAAGGTTCAGTCTTTATGCGTGGTTTAACAGGTCAACGTAGTTGCTTTAGTTGA
- a CDS encoding formate--tetrahydrofolate ligase, with protein MLPISEIAEKLAINQNYLDYYGKHIAKLKLSLLADKEKNKDGKIILVTAMTPTKQGEGKTVVSIGLAQAIAKLGKHSIVTLREPSLGPLFGIKGGATGGGKSQVLPNEKINLHFTGDFHAITSAHNLISASLDSHIYHGNNLNIDINNCFWPRALDMNDRVLRHIIVGLGGSANGIPRESGFVITAASEIMAILALANSQADLRNRLNEIVLALDLNGKAVTVAQLGITGALMVLLNDAILPNLVQTSENTPAIIHAGPFANIAHGTSSILAQKMALKLADYVVNECGFAADLGAEKYLNIVMRQSDLKPSAAVLVVTAKAVLAQDNQNNQNTNTYETEGFSNLTKHIENLRKFNLSVVVAVNRFPDDKESELNKLIEFCQEIKIPVSIVNVFNQGGEGALDLASKVIDAASKTDLSKINSLYPSELSLFEKIQIIAKEIYGASNVELTTIASKKLKKFAELGFSNLPICIAKTQYSLSDNAKLFGAPKGWILNITDAQLSAGAGFVVAIAGNMMLMPGLPKLSQATKMDVTDEGQIIF; from the coding sequence ATGTTACCAATATCAGAAATAGCAGAAAAACTAGCAATTAATCAAAATTATTTAGATTATTATGGAAAACACATAGCTAAATTAAAGCTGTCTTTGTTGGCAGATAAAGAAAAAAACAAGGATGGCAAAATAATTTTAGTTACAGCAATGACTCCAACTAAACAAGGAGAAGGTAAGACAGTTGTTTCTATAGGTTTAGCACAGGCAATAGCAAAACTAGGCAAACATTCAATTGTTACTTTACGCGAGCCTTCTCTAGGGCCTTTATTTGGAATAAAGGGAGGTGCAACAGGTGGAGGAAAGTCACAAGTTCTTCCAAATGAAAAGATTAACTTACACTTTACAGGTGATTTTCACGCTATAACTTCGGCTCATAATTTAATATCAGCTAGTCTTGATTCACATATCTATCATGGAAATAACTTAAATATAGATATAAATAACTGTTTTTGGCCTCGCGCCCTTGATATGAACGACCGAGTATTACGACATATCATTGTAGGCTTAGGCGGTAGTGCAAACGGTATTCCTAGAGAAAGCGGTTTTGTTATCACTGCTGCATCAGAAATAATGGCTATTTTAGCTCTAGCTAATTCACAAGCAGACCTTCGTAATAGATTAAATGAAATTGTTCTAGCTTTAGACTTAAATGGAAAGGCTGTAACAGTCGCTCAACTAGGCATTACAGGTGCATTAATGGTCTTACTAAATGATGCAATTTTACCTAATCTAGTACAAACTTCTGAAAATACTCCTGCAATTATTCATGCTGGCCCTTTTGCTAATATTGCTCATGGAACTAGCAGTATTTTAGCTCAAAAAATGGCATTAAAACTTGCAGATTATGTTGTTAATGAATGTGGTTTTGCTGCTGATTTAGGGGCTGAAAAATACTTAAATATTGTAATGAGACAGTCTGACTTAAAACCTTCAGCAGCAGTTTTAGTTGTTACAGCTAAAGCAGTTCTAGCTCAAGATAACCAAAATAATCAAAACACTAACACCTATGAAACAGAAGGGTTTAGCAATTTAACTAAACATATAGAAAACTTAAGGAAATTTAATTTATCAGTAGTAGTAGCAGTTAATCGATTTCCTGATGATAAAGAATCAGAGCTAAATAAATTAATAGAATTTTGTCAAGAAATAAAAATTCCTGTTTCTATAGTAAATGTTTTTAATCAAGGTGGAGAAGGTGCTTTAGATTTAGCAAGTAAAGTTATTGATGCAGCTAGCAAAACAGATTTAAGTAAAATTAATAGTTTATACCCTAGTGAACTTAGCTTATTTGAAAAAATTCAGATAATTGCTAAAGAAATTTATGGTGCTAGCAATGTAGAATTAACTACTATTGCTAGTAAAAAGCTTAAAAAATTTGCTGAATTAGGTTTTAGTAATTTACCTATTTGTATTGCTAAAACACAATATTCTTTGTCTGATAATGCTAAATTATTTGGTGCGCCAAAGGGTTGGATATTAAATATAACAGATGCTCAATTATCGGCTGGAGCAGGCTTTGTTGTGGCTATAGCAGGAAATATGATGTTAATGCCAGGGCTACCAAAGTTATCTCAAGCAACAAAAATGGATGTAACTGATGAAGGGCAAATAATTTTTTAA